One stretch of Punica granatum isolate Tunisia-2019 chromosome 5, ASM765513v2, whole genome shotgun sequence DNA includes these proteins:
- the LOC116206740 gene encoding uncharacterized protein LOC116206740 isoform X1, which translates to MVKQFPATDAWMREAVEASQLIDDLETRIKNCSPDHLIGLKDSAKPKLLQLGVKLDRLESLLHNPPLKPILTETDIDLRWKLLSDIQLRMRVVALTLFAVRSTNRPEGLQNAADTEEIRRSRSIHDCDSMATTLSRDDPEMLKPLILPDATQSQTQVPTSTRHYTNSYILQIKECGSSMLKTCLRKACWTAGMILGAFALLFALFVLCTLV; encoded by the exons ATGGTGAAGCAATTCCCGGCAACGGATGCGTGGATGCGGGAGGCGGTTGAGGCCTCCCAGTTGATTGATGATCTTGAGACCAGGATCAAGAACTGCAGTCCCGACCATCTTATTGGGCTCAAAGACTCTGCGAAGCCGAAGCTTTTACAGCTCGGGGTGAAGCTCGATCGCCTTGAGTCTCTGTTGCACAACCCGCCCTTGAAGCCCATCTT AACCGAGACGGACATAGACTTGAGATGGAAACTGCTGTCGGATATTCAGCTCAGGATGAGAGTGGTGGCTCTCACTCTCTTTGCAGTACGTTCCACAAACAG GCCTGAAGGTCTACAAAATGCTGCAGACACCGAAGAAATCAGAAGATCTCGGAGCATTCATGACTGTG ACAGCATGGCAACGACATTATCAAGAGATGATCCCGAGATGCTCAAGCCACTCATA TTACCTGATGCCACTCAGAGCCAGACACAGGTACCTACCTCGACTCGGCATTACACAAACAGTTACATTTTGCAG ATAAAAGAATGCGGCTCATCCATGTTGAAAACTTGCTTGCGGAAAGCTTGCTGGACCGCTGGCATGATTCTAGGAGCTTTTGCACTTCTGTTCGCATTGTTCGTCCTCTGCACACTCGTATGA
- the LOC116206740 gene encoding uncharacterized protein LOC116206740 isoform X2, producing the protein MVKQFPATDAWMREAVEASQLIDDLETRIKNCSPDHLIGLKDSAKPKLLQLGVKLDRLESLLHNPPLKPILTETDIDLRWKLLSDIQLRMRVVALTLFAVRSTNRPEGLQNAADTEEIRRSRSIHDCDSMATTLSRDDPEMLKPLILPDATQSQTQIKECGSSMLKTCLRKACWTAGMILGAFALLFALFVLCTLV; encoded by the exons ATGGTGAAGCAATTCCCGGCAACGGATGCGTGGATGCGGGAGGCGGTTGAGGCCTCCCAGTTGATTGATGATCTTGAGACCAGGATCAAGAACTGCAGTCCCGACCATCTTATTGGGCTCAAAGACTCTGCGAAGCCGAAGCTTTTACAGCTCGGGGTGAAGCTCGATCGCCTTGAGTCTCTGTTGCACAACCCGCCCTTGAAGCCCATCTT AACCGAGACGGACATAGACTTGAGATGGAAACTGCTGTCGGATATTCAGCTCAGGATGAGAGTGGTGGCTCTCACTCTCTTTGCAGTACGTTCCACAAACAG GCCTGAAGGTCTACAAAATGCTGCAGACACCGAAGAAATCAGAAGATCTCGGAGCATTCATGACTGTG ACAGCATGGCAACGACATTATCAAGAGATGATCCCGAGATGCTCAAGCCACTCATA TTACCTGATGCCACTCAGAGCCAGACACAG ATAAAAGAATGCGGCTCATCCATGTTGAAAACTTGCTTGCGGAAAGCTTGCTGGACCGCTGGCATGATTCTAGGAGCTTTTGCACTTCTGTTCGCATTGTTCGTCCTCTGCACACTCGTATGA